Proteins encoded in a region of the Megalops cyprinoides isolate fMegCyp1 chromosome 3, fMegCyp1.pri, whole genome shotgun sequence genome:
- the LOC118774888 gene encoding serine/threonine-protein kinase MARK2-like isoform X11, whose product MSARTPLLTVIEHSSDQSHSESKAGGRPSMPRCRNLVATTADEQPHIGNYRLLKTIGKGNFAKVKLARHVLTGKEVAVKIIDKTQLNSSSLQKLFREVRIMKLLNHPNIVKLFEVIETEKTLYLVMEYASGGEVFDYLVAHGRMKEKEARAKFRQIVSAVQYCHQKCIVHRDLKAENLLLDADMNIKIADFGFSNEFTLGNKLDTFCGSPPYAAPELFQGKKYDGPEVDVWSLGVILYTLVSGSLPFDGQNLKELRERVLRGKYRIPFYMSTDCENLLKKFLILNPTKRGSLEQIMKDRWMNVGHEDEELKPYVEPQPDYKDPKRTDVMLQMGYSQEEIQDSLVNQKYNEVMATYLLLDYRNSELDECINMSMKPRPGNDITNSNVQSPPHKVQRSVSSNQKPRRATDQGSSYSKRSQGDSKHAPEDPGRKGSGSSAKVPPSPLVPGDHKKGSSTPSSNSVLTTGTSRNRNSPVTERATLGVQNGKDSLNTPGSRASTASAAAVLSSTSRPRHHKSLSTSAHPSPPDLHALQPSNPPQRVPVASPSAHNISSSTVTDRTNFSRGVAIRSTFHAGQQRAMRDQHASACNGPPASPSLSHGNSQARRPGATGIFSKFTSKFVRRSPYEGEGRDEASRPMLSTADKRDKGPGGTLGSVGDENKDSLSPSPVPSTPTPPQHQPSKDSKPRSLRFTWSMKTTSSMEPNEMMKEIRKVLDSNSCEYELRERFMLLCVSGNPARDDFVQWEMEVCKLPRLSLNGVRFKRISGTSIAFKNIASKIANELKL is encoded by the exons TCTCACTCAGAATCCAAAGCGGGGGGGCGACCCAGCATGCCGCGATGCCGGAACCTGGTTGCTACGACGGCAGACGAGCAGCCGCACATCGGCAACTACCGGCTGCTTAAGACCATCGGCAAGGGCAACTTCGCCAAAGTCAAACTCGCCCGCCACGTGCTGACCGGGAAGGAG GTGGCAGTTAAAATCATAGACAAGACCCAACTCAACTCCTCCAGTCTCCAGAAG CTGTTTCGTGAAGTGAGGATCATGAAGCTTTTGAATCATCCCAATATCG tTAAGTTATTTGAAGTCATAGAGACAGAGAAGACGCTGTATCTTGTAATGGAGTATGCCAGTGGAG GTGAAGTGTTCGATTACCTCGTCGCTCACGGCAGGATGAAAGAGAAGGAGGCTAGAGCCAAATTTCGACAG ATCGTTTCAGCGGTTCAGTACTGTCACCAGAAGTGCATTGTACACAGAGACTTGAAG GCAGAGAACCTGCTCCTAGACGCAGACATGAACATCAAGATCGCAGACTTTGGCTTCAGCAACGAGTTCACGCTGGGAAATAAGCTGGACACCTTCTGCGGCAGCCCGCCCTACGCGGCCCCGGAGCTGTTCCAGGGGAAGAAGTACGACGGGCCCGAGGTGGACGTGTGGAGCCTGGGGGTCATCCTCTACACCCTCGTCAGTGGCTCCCTGCCCTTCGACGGACAGAACCTCAAG gagctGCGTGAGAGGGTGTTGAGGGGCAAATACAGGATTCCTTTCTACATGTCCACAGACTGCGAAAACCTCCTCAAGAAATTCCTCATTCTCAACCCCACCAAGAGGGGCAGCCTAGAG CAGATCATGAAAGACCGCTGGATGAACGTGGGTCACGAGGACGAGGAGCTGAAGCCCTATGTGGAGCCCCAGCCTGACTACAAGGACCCCAAGAGGACAG ATGTGATGCTGCAGATGGGCTACTCTCAGGAGGAGATCCAGGACTCCCTGGTCAACCAAAAATACAACGAGGTCATGGCCACATACCTGCTACTGGACTACAGGAACTCTGAG CTGGATGAGTGCATCAACATGTCAATGAAACCCCGcccaggaaatgacatcacaaacagcaATGTCCAGTCCCCGCCTCACAAGGTACAGCGCAGTGTCTCCTCCAATCAGAAGCCCCGGAGAGCCACCGACCAAG gcTCCTCCTACTCCAAGCGTTCCCAGGGCGACAGTAAGCACGCCCCAGAGGATCCTGGGAGGAAAGGCTCCGGCAGTTCTGCCAAAgtgccccccagccccctcgTCCCTGGTGACCATAAGAAGGGCAGCTCGACCCCCTCTTCT AACAGCGTCCTGACGACTGGTACGAGTCGGAACCGAAACTCCCCCGTCACTGAGAGAGCCACGCTCGGGGTACAGAACGGCAAGGACAG CCTGAACACTCCAGGGTCCCGAGCCTCCACCGCCTCGGCTGCTGctgtcctctcctccacctcccgcCCCCGACACCACAAGTCCCTGTCCACCTCcgcccaccccagcccccccgaCCTCCACGCACTCCAGCCCAG CAACCCTCCTCAAAGAGTGCCGGTGGCGTCTCCCTCTGCCCACAACATCAGCAGCTCCACTGTGACGGACCGCACCAACTTCTCCAGGGGGGTGGCCATCAGAAGCACTTTCCACgctggccagcagagggcgatgCGTGACCAGCACGCCTCCGCCTGCAACGGTCCCCcggcctctccctccctctcccacggGAACAGCCAGGCCCGCCGTCCTGGGGCCACAGGCATCTTCAGCAAGTTCACGTCCAAGTTTGTGCGCAG GAGCCCGTATGAGGGAGAGGGTCGGGATGAGGCGAGCAG GCCAATGCTGAGCACCGCCGACAAGAGGGACAAAGGCCCAGGCGGCACGCTAGGCTCCGTGGGCGACGAGAACAAGGACTCGCTGTCCCCGTCGCCCGTCCCCAGCACGCCCACCCCGCCCCAGCACCAGCCCTCCAAGGACTCGAAGCCGCGCTCCCTGCGCTTCACCTGGAGCATGAAGACCACGTCCTCCATGGAGCCCAACGAGATGATGAAGGAGATCCGCAAGGTGCTGGACTCCAACAGCTGCGAGTACGAGCTACGCGAGCGCTTCATGCTGCTCTGCGTGTCGGGCAACCCGGCGCGCGACGACTTCGTGCAGTGGGAGATGGAGGTGTGCAAGCTGCCCCGCCTCTCCCTCAACGGCGTCCGCTTCAAGCGCATCTCCGGTACCTCCATCGCCTTCAAGAACATCGCCTCCAAGATCGCCAATGAGCTCAAACTGTGA
- the LOC118774888 gene encoding serine/threonine-protein kinase MARK2-like isoform X9 gives MPRCRNLVATTADEQPHIGNYRLLKTIGKGNFAKVKLARHVLTGKEVAVKIIDKTQLNSSSLQKLFREVRIMKLLNHPNIVKLFEVIETEKTLYLVMEYASGGEVFDYLVAHGRMKEKEARAKFRQIVSAVQYCHQKCIVHRDLKAENLLLDADMNIKIADFGFSNEFTLGNKLDTFCGSPPYAAPELFQGKKYDGPEVDVWSLGVILYTLVSGSLPFDGQNLKELRERVLRGKYRIPFYMSTDCENLLKKFLILNPTKRGSLEQQIMKDRWMNVGHEDEELKPYVEPQPDYKDPKRTDVMLQMGYSQEEIQDSLVNQKYNEVMATYLLLDYRNSELDECINMSMKPRPGNDITNSNVQSPPHKVQRSVSSNQKPRRATDQGSSYSKRSQGDSKHAPEDPGRKGSGSSAKVPPSPLVPGDHKKGSSTPSSNSVLTTGTSRNRNSPVTERATLGVQNGKDSLNTPGSRASTASAAAVLSSTSRPRHHKSLSTSAHPSPPDLHALQPSNPPQRVPVASPSAHNISSSTVTDRTNFSRGVAIRSTFHAGQQRAMRDQHASACNGPPASPSLSHGNSQARRPGATGIFSKFTSKFVRRNLSFRFPRRSPYEGEGRDEASRPMLSTADKRDKGPGGTLGSVGDENKDSLSPSPVPSTPTPPQHQPSKDSKPRSLRFTWSMKTTSSMEPNEMMKEIRKVLDSNSCEYELRERFMLLCVSGNPARDDFVQWEMEVCKLPRLSLNGVRFKRISGTSIAFKNIASKIANELKL, from the exons ATGCCGCGATGCCGGAACCTGGTTGCTACGACGGCAGACGAGCAGCCGCACATCGGCAACTACCGGCTGCTTAAGACCATCGGCAAGGGCAACTTCGCCAAAGTCAAACTCGCCCGCCACGTGCTGACCGGGAAGGAG GTGGCAGTTAAAATCATAGACAAGACCCAACTCAACTCCTCCAGTCTCCAGAAG CTGTTTCGTGAAGTGAGGATCATGAAGCTTTTGAATCATCCCAATATCG tTAAGTTATTTGAAGTCATAGAGACAGAGAAGACGCTGTATCTTGTAATGGAGTATGCCAGTGGAG GTGAAGTGTTCGATTACCTCGTCGCTCACGGCAGGATGAAAGAGAAGGAGGCTAGAGCCAAATTTCGACAG ATCGTTTCAGCGGTTCAGTACTGTCACCAGAAGTGCATTGTACACAGAGACTTGAAG GCAGAGAACCTGCTCCTAGACGCAGACATGAACATCAAGATCGCAGACTTTGGCTTCAGCAACGAGTTCACGCTGGGAAATAAGCTGGACACCTTCTGCGGCAGCCCGCCCTACGCGGCCCCGGAGCTGTTCCAGGGGAAGAAGTACGACGGGCCCGAGGTGGACGTGTGGAGCCTGGGGGTCATCCTCTACACCCTCGTCAGTGGCTCCCTGCCCTTCGACGGACAGAACCTCAAG gagctGCGTGAGAGGGTGTTGAGGGGCAAATACAGGATTCCTTTCTACATGTCCACAGACTGCGAAAACCTCCTCAAGAAATTCCTCATTCTCAACCCCACCAAGAGGGGCAGCCTAGAG CAGCAGATCATGAAAGACCGCTGGATGAACGTGGGTCACGAGGACGAGGAGCTGAAGCCCTATGTGGAGCCCCAGCCTGACTACAAGGACCCCAAGAGGACAG ATGTGATGCTGCAGATGGGCTACTCTCAGGAGGAGATCCAGGACTCCCTGGTCAACCAAAAATACAACGAGGTCATGGCCACATACCTGCTACTGGACTACAGGAACTCTGAG CTGGATGAGTGCATCAACATGTCAATGAAACCCCGcccaggaaatgacatcacaaacagcaATGTCCAGTCCCCGCCTCACAAGGTACAGCGCAGTGTCTCCTCCAATCAGAAGCCCCGGAGAGCCACCGACCAAG gcTCCTCCTACTCCAAGCGTTCCCAGGGCGACAGTAAGCACGCCCCAGAGGATCCTGGGAGGAAAGGCTCCGGCAGTTCTGCCAAAgtgccccccagccccctcgTCCCTGGTGACCATAAGAAGGGCAGCTCGACCCCCTCTTCT AACAGCGTCCTGACGACTGGTACGAGTCGGAACCGAAACTCCCCCGTCACTGAGAGAGCCACGCTCGGGGTACAGAACGGCAAGGACAG CCTGAACACTCCAGGGTCCCGAGCCTCCACCGCCTCGGCTGCTGctgtcctctcctccacctcccgcCCCCGACACCACAAGTCCCTGTCCACCTCcgcccaccccagcccccccgaCCTCCACGCACTCCAGCCCAG CAACCCTCCTCAAAGAGTGCCGGTGGCGTCTCCCTCTGCCCACAACATCAGCAGCTCCACTGTGACGGACCGCACCAACTTCTCCAGGGGGGTGGCCATCAGAAGCACTTTCCACgctggccagcagagggcgatgCGTGACCAGCACGCCTCCGCCTGCAACGGTCCCCcggcctctccctccctctcccacggGAACAGCCAGGCCCGCCGTCCTGGGGCCACAGGCATCTTCAGCAAGTTCACGTCCAAGTTTGTGCGCAG AAATCTCTCGTTCAGATTCCCAAGAAG GAGCCCGTATGAGGGAGAGGGTCGGGATGAGGCGAGCAG GCCAATGCTGAGCACCGCCGACAAGAGGGACAAAGGCCCAGGCGGCACGCTAGGCTCCGTGGGCGACGAGAACAAGGACTCGCTGTCCCCGTCGCCCGTCCCCAGCACGCCCACCCCGCCCCAGCACCAGCCCTCCAAGGACTCGAAGCCGCGCTCCCTGCGCTTCACCTGGAGCATGAAGACCACGTCCTCCATGGAGCCCAACGAGATGATGAAGGAGATCCGCAAGGTGCTGGACTCCAACAGCTGCGAGTACGAGCTACGCGAGCGCTTCATGCTGCTCTGCGTGTCGGGCAACCCGGCGCGCGACGACTTCGTGCAGTGGGAGATGGAGGTGTGCAAGCTGCCCCGCCTCTCCCTCAACGGCGTCCGCTTCAAGCGCATCTCCGGTACCTCCATCGCCTTCAAGAACATCGCCTCCAAGATCGCCAATGAGCTCAAACTGTGA
- the LOC118774888 gene encoding serine/threonine-protein kinase MARK2-like isoform X7: protein MSHSESKAGGRPSMPRCRNLVATTADEQPHIGNYRLLKTIGKGNFAKVKLARHVLTGKEVAVKIIDKTQLNSSSLQKLFREVRIMKLLNHPNIVKLFEVIETEKTLYLVMEYASGGEVFDYLVAHGRMKEKEARAKFRQIVSAVQYCHQKCIVHRDLKAENLLLDADMNIKIADFGFSNEFTLGNKLDTFCGSPPYAAPELFQGKKYDGPEVDVWSLGVILYTLVSGSLPFDGQNLKELRERVLRGKYRIPFYMSTDCENLLKKFLILNPTKRGSLEQQIMKDRWMNVGHEDEELKPYVEPQPDYKDPKRTDVMLQMGYSQEEIQDSLVNQKYNEVMATYLLLDYRNSELDECINMSMKPRPGNDITNSNVQSPPHKVQRSVSSNQKPRRATDQGSSYSKRSQGDSKHAPEDPGRKGSGSSAKVPPSPLVPGDHKKGSSTPSSNSVLTTGTSRNRNSPVTERATLGVQNGKDSLNTPGSRASTASAAAVLSSTSRPRHHKSLSTSAHPSPPDLHALQPSNPPQRVPVASPSAHNISSSTVTDRTNFSRGVAIRSTFHAGQQRAMRDQHASACNGPPASPSLSHGNSQARRPGATGIFSKFTSKFVRRNLSFRFPRRSPYEGEGRDEASRPMLSTADKRDKGPGGTLGSVGDENKDSLSPSPVPSTPTPPQHQPSKDSKPRSLRFTWSMKTTSSMEPNEMMKEIRKVLDSNSCEYELRERFMLLCVSGNPARDDFVQWEMEVCKLPRLSLNGVRFKRISGTSIAFKNIASKIANELKL, encoded by the exons TCTCACTCAGAATCCAAAGCGGGGGGGCGACCCAGCATGCCGCGATGCCGGAACCTGGTTGCTACGACGGCAGACGAGCAGCCGCACATCGGCAACTACCGGCTGCTTAAGACCATCGGCAAGGGCAACTTCGCCAAAGTCAAACTCGCCCGCCACGTGCTGACCGGGAAGGAG GTGGCAGTTAAAATCATAGACAAGACCCAACTCAACTCCTCCAGTCTCCAGAAG CTGTTTCGTGAAGTGAGGATCATGAAGCTTTTGAATCATCCCAATATCG tTAAGTTATTTGAAGTCATAGAGACAGAGAAGACGCTGTATCTTGTAATGGAGTATGCCAGTGGAG GTGAAGTGTTCGATTACCTCGTCGCTCACGGCAGGATGAAAGAGAAGGAGGCTAGAGCCAAATTTCGACAG ATCGTTTCAGCGGTTCAGTACTGTCACCAGAAGTGCATTGTACACAGAGACTTGAAG GCAGAGAACCTGCTCCTAGACGCAGACATGAACATCAAGATCGCAGACTTTGGCTTCAGCAACGAGTTCACGCTGGGAAATAAGCTGGACACCTTCTGCGGCAGCCCGCCCTACGCGGCCCCGGAGCTGTTCCAGGGGAAGAAGTACGACGGGCCCGAGGTGGACGTGTGGAGCCTGGGGGTCATCCTCTACACCCTCGTCAGTGGCTCCCTGCCCTTCGACGGACAGAACCTCAAG gagctGCGTGAGAGGGTGTTGAGGGGCAAATACAGGATTCCTTTCTACATGTCCACAGACTGCGAAAACCTCCTCAAGAAATTCCTCATTCTCAACCCCACCAAGAGGGGCAGCCTAGAG CAGCAGATCATGAAAGACCGCTGGATGAACGTGGGTCACGAGGACGAGGAGCTGAAGCCCTATGTGGAGCCCCAGCCTGACTACAAGGACCCCAAGAGGACAG ATGTGATGCTGCAGATGGGCTACTCTCAGGAGGAGATCCAGGACTCCCTGGTCAACCAAAAATACAACGAGGTCATGGCCACATACCTGCTACTGGACTACAGGAACTCTGAG CTGGATGAGTGCATCAACATGTCAATGAAACCCCGcccaggaaatgacatcacaaacagcaATGTCCAGTCCCCGCCTCACAAGGTACAGCGCAGTGTCTCCTCCAATCAGAAGCCCCGGAGAGCCACCGACCAAG gcTCCTCCTACTCCAAGCGTTCCCAGGGCGACAGTAAGCACGCCCCAGAGGATCCTGGGAGGAAAGGCTCCGGCAGTTCTGCCAAAgtgccccccagccccctcgTCCCTGGTGACCATAAGAAGGGCAGCTCGACCCCCTCTTCT AACAGCGTCCTGACGACTGGTACGAGTCGGAACCGAAACTCCCCCGTCACTGAGAGAGCCACGCTCGGGGTACAGAACGGCAAGGACAG CCTGAACACTCCAGGGTCCCGAGCCTCCACCGCCTCGGCTGCTGctgtcctctcctccacctcccgcCCCCGACACCACAAGTCCCTGTCCACCTCcgcccaccccagcccccccgaCCTCCACGCACTCCAGCCCAG CAACCCTCCTCAAAGAGTGCCGGTGGCGTCTCCCTCTGCCCACAACATCAGCAGCTCCACTGTGACGGACCGCACCAACTTCTCCAGGGGGGTGGCCATCAGAAGCACTTTCCACgctggccagcagagggcgatgCGTGACCAGCACGCCTCCGCCTGCAACGGTCCCCcggcctctccctccctctcccacggGAACAGCCAGGCCCGCCGTCCTGGGGCCACAGGCATCTTCAGCAAGTTCACGTCCAAGTTTGTGCGCAG AAATCTCTCGTTCAGATTCCCAAGAAG GAGCCCGTATGAGGGAGAGGGTCGGGATGAGGCGAGCAG GCCAATGCTGAGCACCGCCGACAAGAGGGACAAAGGCCCAGGCGGCACGCTAGGCTCCGTGGGCGACGAGAACAAGGACTCGCTGTCCCCGTCGCCCGTCCCCAGCACGCCCACCCCGCCCCAGCACCAGCCCTCCAAGGACTCGAAGCCGCGCTCCCTGCGCTTCACCTGGAGCATGAAGACCACGTCCTCCATGGAGCCCAACGAGATGATGAAGGAGATCCGCAAGGTGCTGGACTCCAACAGCTGCGAGTACGAGCTACGCGAGCGCTTCATGCTGCTCTGCGTGTCGGGCAACCCGGCGCGCGACGACTTCGTGCAGTGGGAGATGGAGGTGTGCAAGCTGCCCCGCCTCTCCCTCAACGGCGTCCGCTTCAAGCGCATCTCCGGTACCTCCATCGCCTTCAAGAACATCGCCTCCAAGATCGCCAATGAGCTCAAACTGTGA
- the LOC118774888 gene encoding serine/threonine-protein kinase MARK2-like isoform X10, with protein sequence MSARTPLLTVIEHSSDQSHSESKAGGRPSMPRCRNLVATTADEQPHIGNYRLLKTIGKGNFAKVKLARHVLTGKEVAVKIIDKTQLNSSSLQKLFREVRIMKLLNHPNIVKLFEVIETEKTLYLVMEYASGGEVFDYLVAHGRMKEKEARAKFRQIVSAVQYCHQKCIVHRDLKAENLLLDADMNIKIADFGFSNEFTLGNKLDTFCGSPPYAAPELFQGKKYDGPEVDVWSLGVILYTLVSGSLPFDGQNLKELRERVLRGKYRIPFYMSTDCENLLKKFLILNPTKRGSLEQQIMKDRWMNVGHEDEELKPYVEPQPDYKDPKRTDVMLQMGYSQEEIQDSLVNQKYNEVMATYLLLDYRNSELDECINMSMKPRPGNDITNSNVQSPPHKVQRSVSSNQKPRRATDQGSSYSKRSQGDSKHAPEDPGRKGSGSSAKVPPSPLVPGDHKKGSSTPSSNSVLTTGTSRNRNSPVTERATLGVQNGKDSNPPQRVPVASPSAHNISSSTVTDRTNFSRGVAIRSTFHAGQQRAMRDQHASACNGPPASPSLSHGNSQARRPGATGIFSKFTSKFVRRNLSFRFPRRSPYEGEGRDEASRPMLSTADKRDKGPGGTLGSVGDENKDSLSPSPVPSTPTPPQHQPSKDSKPRSLRFTWSMKTTSSMEPNEMMKEIRKVLDSNSCEYELRERFMLLCVSGNPARDDFVQWEMEVCKLPRLSLNGVRFKRISGTSIAFKNIASKIANELKL encoded by the exons TCTCACTCAGAATCCAAAGCGGGGGGGCGACCCAGCATGCCGCGATGCCGGAACCTGGTTGCTACGACGGCAGACGAGCAGCCGCACATCGGCAACTACCGGCTGCTTAAGACCATCGGCAAGGGCAACTTCGCCAAAGTCAAACTCGCCCGCCACGTGCTGACCGGGAAGGAG GTGGCAGTTAAAATCATAGACAAGACCCAACTCAACTCCTCCAGTCTCCAGAAG CTGTTTCGTGAAGTGAGGATCATGAAGCTTTTGAATCATCCCAATATCG tTAAGTTATTTGAAGTCATAGAGACAGAGAAGACGCTGTATCTTGTAATGGAGTATGCCAGTGGAG GTGAAGTGTTCGATTACCTCGTCGCTCACGGCAGGATGAAAGAGAAGGAGGCTAGAGCCAAATTTCGACAG ATCGTTTCAGCGGTTCAGTACTGTCACCAGAAGTGCATTGTACACAGAGACTTGAAG GCAGAGAACCTGCTCCTAGACGCAGACATGAACATCAAGATCGCAGACTTTGGCTTCAGCAACGAGTTCACGCTGGGAAATAAGCTGGACACCTTCTGCGGCAGCCCGCCCTACGCGGCCCCGGAGCTGTTCCAGGGGAAGAAGTACGACGGGCCCGAGGTGGACGTGTGGAGCCTGGGGGTCATCCTCTACACCCTCGTCAGTGGCTCCCTGCCCTTCGACGGACAGAACCTCAAG gagctGCGTGAGAGGGTGTTGAGGGGCAAATACAGGATTCCTTTCTACATGTCCACAGACTGCGAAAACCTCCTCAAGAAATTCCTCATTCTCAACCCCACCAAGAGGGGCAGCCTAGAG CAGCAGATCATGAAAGACCGCTGGATGAACGTGGGTCACGAGGACGAGGAGCTGAAGCCCTATGTGGAGCCCCAGCCTGACTACAAGGACCCCAAGAGGACAG ATGTGATGCTGCAGATGGGCTACTCTCAGGAGGAGATCCAGGACTCCCTGGTCAACCAAAAATACAACGAGGTCATGGCCACATACCTGCTACTGGACTACAGGAACTCTGAG CTGGATGAGTGCATCAACATGTCAATGAAACCCCGcccaggaaatgacatcacaaacagcaATGTCCAGTCCCCGCCTCACAAGGTACAGCGCAGTGTCTCCTCCAATCAGAAGCCCCGGAGAGCCACCGACCAAG gcTCCTCCTACTCCAAGCGTTCCCAGGGCGACAGTAAGCACGCCCCAGAGGATCCTGGGAGGAAAGGCTCCGGCAGTTCTGCCAAAgtgccccccagccccctcgTCCCTGGTGACCATAAGAAGGGCAGCTCGACCCCCTCTTCT AACAGCGTCCTGACGACTGGTACGAGTCGGAACCGAAACTCCCCCGTCACTGAGAGAGCCACGCTCGGGGTACAGAACGGCAAGGACAG CAACCCTCCTCAAAGAGTGCCGGTGGCGTCTCCCTCTGCCCACAACATCAGCAGCTCCACTGTGACGGACCGCACCAACTTCTCCAGGGGGGTGGCCATCAGAAGCACTTTCCACgctggccagcagagggcgatgCGTGACCAGCACGCCTCCGCCTGCAACGGTCCCCcggcctctccctccctctcccacggGAACAGCCAGGCCCGCCGTCCTGGGGCCACAGGCATCTTCAGCAAGTTCACGTCCAAGTTTGTGCGCAG AAATCTCTCGTTCAGATTCCCAAGAAG GAGCCCGTATGAGGGAGAGGGTCGGGATGAGGCGAGCAG GCCAATGCTGAGCACCGCCGACAAGAGGGACAAAGGCCCAGGCGGCACGCTAGGCTCCGTGGGCGACGAGAACAAGGACTCGCTGTCCCCGTCGCCCGTCCCCAGCACGCCCACCCCGCCCCAGCACCAGCCCTCCAAGGACTCGAAGCCGCGCTCCCTGCGCTTCACCTGGAGCATGAAGACCACGTCCTCCATGGAGCCCAACGAGATGATGAAGGAGATCCGCAAGGTGCTGGACTCCAACAGCTGCGAGTACGAGCTACGCGAGCGCTTCATGCTGCTCTGCGTGTCGGGCAACCCGGCGCGCGACGACTTCGTGCAGTGGGAGATGGAGGTGTGCAAGCTGCCCCGCCTCTCCCTCAACGGCGTCCGCTTCAAGCGCATCTCCGGTACCTCCATCGCCTTCAAGAACATCGCCTCCAAGATCGCCAATGAGCTCAAACTGTGA